GCCATGGCGCCGTCGACCCCTCGAAGGTCGGCCCCGCGCCCGAGGGCGCCCCCATGAGCGCCATGGGCATGGGCTGGAAGAACACCGAGGGCACCGGCTACGCCAAGTACGCCATGACCAGCGGCATCGAGGGCGCCTGGACGCCCGAGCCGACGAAGTGGGACAACGCCTACCTCGAGAACCTGTTCAAGTACGACTGGGAGCTGACAAGGAGCCCGGCCGGCGGCATCCAGTACAAGCCCGTCGACCCCGATGCGCCCAAGACGCCCGATGCGCACGAGCCGGGCCAACAGAACGAGCTCATGATGCTCGCCACCGACATCGCGCTCAAGGTCGATCCCGCGTACAACGCGATCTGCCAGAAGTTCCTCGCCGACTTCGACTACTTCTCCGACTGCTTCGCTCGTGCCTGGTTCAAGCTGACCCACCGCGACATGGGCCCCAAGAGCCGCTACCTCGGCCCCGAGGTGCCCGCCGAGGACCTGGTCTGGCAGGACCCGATCCCCGCGGTCGACCACGACCTGGTGAACGAGAGCGACGTGGCGAACCTCAAGCAGGCGATCCTGTCGAAGGGACTCAGCGTCTCCGAGCTCGTCTCGGCCGCCTGGGCATCCGCTTCGACCTACCGCGACTCGGACAAGCGCGGCGGCGCCAATGGCGCCCGCGTCGCGCTCGACCCGCAGAAGGACTGGGCCGTGAATCGCCCGCAGGAGCTGACCAAGGTCCTCGACACGCTCCGCACGGTACAGTCCGAGTTCAACGGCTCGCAATCGGGCAACACCAAGGTCTCCCTGGCCGACCTCATCGTGCTCGGCGGCTGCGCGGCTATCGAGAAGGCGGCCAAAGACGCCGGCGTGGACGCGACCGTGCCCTTTACGCCCGGCCGGACCGACTGCCTGGCCGAGAACATGGACGAGCACACCGACGCGGAAACCTTCGACTGGCTCAAGCCCGTCGTCGATGGCTTCCGAAACTACGTCGACACCAGCATCAAGATGGACGTCGCCCCCGAACGCATCTTCCTCGACCGCGCCAACCTGCTGACGCTCACCGCCCCCGAGTGGACCGTGCTCGTCGGCGGCCTCCGCGTGCTCGACCAGAACTTCGACCACTCCAGGCACGGCGTCTTCACCGACCGGCCGGGGGTGTTGTCGAACGACTTCTTCACCACGCTGACCAGCATGGACTACGCGTGGGAGGCCGCCGACCCCATGGAGATGGGCTTCTACCTCAAGGATCGCGAAACCGGCGAGACCAGGTACACCGCAACGCGGATGGACCTGATCTTCGGTTCCAACGCCCACCTGCGCAACCTGGCCGAGGTCTACGCCGCCGCCGACGGCCACGAGCGGATGGTGCACGACTTCATCGCCGCGTGGAACAAGGTGATGATGCTGGATCGGTTCGAGGTGGGCTCGGGCGCAGCGGAGGCATGAACCAAAGCAAGGCCGCCCGGGCGACTGTCCGGGCGTTTCAGTGCGTGGGCGAGGCGGCATCGAGCGCGCCAGCCACGCGGGCCGGCTGGCCCAACA
This Phycisphaerales bacterium DNA region includes the following protein-coding sequences:
- the katG gene encoding catalase/peroxidase HPI, producing the protein MTTMDTSSRSTGRGNDQGSGKCPFRGGRVGGAFGSGPTISDWWPNRLPVELLHQNPPQANPLRDVDYEKAFKALDLDEVKADIRTMLRDSKSWWPADYGHYGPQMVRMAWHAAGTYRIADGRGGASAGLQRFAPTNSWDDNGNIDKSRRLMWPIKQKYGAALSWADLMILTGNVALEDMGFETFGFGGGRIDAWEPDRGMYFGSEFWDGKGVAEFAREKDANPTFPGPHPGEMVTRTKRWTGEPGDAEYDLEAPLAASFQGLIYVHPEGPMRDGDPYSAAGDIRETFARMAMNDEETVALIAGGHAFGKSHGAVDPSKVGPAPEGAPMSAMGMGWKNTEGTGYAKYAMTSGIEGAWTPEPTKWDNAYLENLFKYDWELTRSPAGGIQYKPVDPDAPKTPDAHEPGQQNELMMLATDIALKVDPAYNAICQKFLADFDYFSDCFARAWFKLTHRDMGPKSRYLGPEVPAEDLVWQDPIPAVDHDLVNESDVANLKQAILSKGLSVSELVSAAWASASTYRDSDKRGGANGARVALDPQKDWAVNRPQELTKVLDTLRTVQSEFNGSQSGNTKVSLADLIVLGGCAAIEKAAKDAGVDATVPFTPGRTDCLAENMDEHTDAETFDWLKPVVDGFRNYVDTSIKMDVAPERIFLDRANLLTLTAPEWTVLVGGLRVLDQNFDHSRHGVFTDRPGVLSNDFFTTLTSMDYAWEAADPMEMGFYLKDRETGETRYTATRMDLIFGSNAHLRNLAEVYAAADGHERMVHDFIAAWNKVMMLDRFEVGSGAAEA